From a region of the Sesamum indicum cultivar Zhongzhi No. 13 linkage group LG3, S_indicum_v1.0, whole genome shotgun sequence genome:
- the LOC105157738 gene encoding thioredoxin-like 2, chloroplastic, with protein MQGGSVVPQKNYHLSRCFLSSSGVYYILPASKCKFSSRNAGFSWSSAGAKPVVGCVQERGSFEFKVHATTSETDQPKWWEKNAGPNMIDIHSTQEFVDALGQAGDKLVIVEFFGSWCASCRALFPKICKIAEQHREITFLKVNFDENKRLCKSLNIKVLPYFHFYRGADGLVDSFSCSLAKLQKLRDAIAIHNNAVHSNSPLDYNGCPGDCSELSIAPEDKHL; from the exons ATGCAGGGAGGCTCTGTTGTCCcgcaaaaaaattatcatcttTCGAGGTGCTTTTTATCGTCAAGTGGCGTGTATTATATACTGCCTGCGAGTAAATGCAAGTTCAGTTCAAGAAATGCAGGATTTTCTTGGTCTTCTGCTGGTGCTAAGCCTGTTGTTGGTTGTGTTCAAGAAAGAGGTTCTTTCGAATTCAAG GTACATGCCACTACTTCTGAAACTGATCAGCCGAAATGGTGGGAGAAGAATGCCGGCCCAAATATGATTGACATTCATTcaacacaagaatttgtaGATGCTTTAGGTCAGGCTGGAGACAAATTAGTCATTGTTGAATTCTTTGGTTCATGGTGTGCATCTTGTCGAGCTTTATTTCCCAAA ATCTGCAAGATTGCCGAACAGCACCGAGAAATCACTTTTCTCAAGGTGAACTTTGATGAGAATAAGCGCCTGTGCAAAAGTTTGAATATAAAGGTCCTTCCATATTTCCACTTCTATAGGGGAGCTGATGGCCTAGTAGATTCATTTTCATGCTCTCTTGCAAAG CTCCAGAAATTGAGGGATGCCATTGCAATTCACAACAATGCTGTTCATAGCAATAGCCCACTGGACTACAATGGTTGTCCTGGTGATTGTTCAGAATTATCAATAGCTCCAGAAGACAAGCACTTATAA
- the LOC105157841 gene encoding uncharacterized protein LOC105157841: protein MRAPKCKMLPELLSLLITLFSILLGFFIGLSMTRLYKVQTTTFYSASQSSNPGLQFGSSSENHESHKIYAATNPHGAERLPPGMVKAQSDLFLHGCVGNETFKKQSYLLALAVGIRQKNIVDKIVSKFSENFTIILFHYDGKTSEWDQFEWSQRAIHISAFEQTKWWYAKRFLHPNIVALYEYIFIWDEDLGVEHFKAEEYIKLVKKYDLEISQPAVISERGLIWELTQKRKNVEVHRQAESHYNCTNPSLPPCAGFVEIMAPVFSRNAWKCVWNMIQNDLVHGWGLDFAFWRCFEKPEEKIGVVDAQWIQHMVLPTLRHQVRARSFAEWAEFEKRMKAAA from the exons ATGAGAGCTCCAAAATGCAAAATGTTACCAGAATTATTGTCGCTGCTGATAACCTTGTTTAGCATTCTGCTAGGCTTTTTCATTGGATTATCCATGACCAGGCTCTACAAG GTTCAAACAACAACGTTTTATTCAGCCTCTCAAAGTTCCAATCCTGGCTTGCAGTTCGGAAGCTCAAGTGAGAACCATGAATCTCATAAA ATATATGCAGCCACAAATCCACACGGAGCTGAACGATTACCCCCAGGAATGGTTAAGGCTCAATCAGACCTTTTCCTCCATGGATGTGTGGGAAAT GAAACtttcaaaaaacaaagttACCTGCTAGCACTAGCAGTTGGGATTCGACAGAAGAATATTGTGGACAAAATAGTCTCAAAG TTCTCCGAGAACTTCACAATAATCTTGTTTCACTATGATGGAAAAACAAGCGAGTGGGATCAGTTTGAATGGTCACAAAGAGCTATTCATATCAGTGCATTTGAACAAACTAAATG GTGGTATGCCAAAAGATTTCTCCATCCAAACATAGTAGCCCTATATGAATACATATTCATTTGGGATGAAGATTTGGGAGTTGAGCATTTTAAGGCAGAAGA GTACATAAAACTGGttaagaaatatgatttggaAATATCACAACCTGCTGTTATATCAGAAAGAGGGTTGATATGGGAATTGACACAGAAAAGGAAGAATGTTGAAGTCCACAG GCAAGCTGAAAGCcattacaattgtacaaatcCATCCTTGCCGCCTTGTGCAGG GTTTGTTGAAATTATGGCTCCAGTATTCTCAAGGAATGCATGGAAATGTGTTTGGAACATGATTCAG AATGATTTAGTCCATGGCTGGGGGCTTGATTTTGCATTTTGGAGGTGTTTTGAG AAGCCAGAAGAGAAGATCGGTGTAGTTGATGCACAATGGATACAGCATATGGTCTTGCCCACTCTAAGACATCAG GTTAGGGCAAGGAGTTTTGCTGAATGGGCAGAGTTTGAAAAGAGAATGAAAGCAGCAGCCTAG
- the LOC105157739 gene encoding LOW QUALITY PROTEIN: phospholipase D alpha 4 (The sequence of the model RefSeq protein was modified relative to this genomic sequence to represent the inferred CDS: deleted 2 bases in 1 codon): MEEKSKFLHGTLEVTIFRATTYKPSVPFKCISAGGRSAYVTIKVDNKKEAKTTYERDRVWNQTFQILCAHPPDTTITITLKRKRTVLGKIDIQADKLLGESSLINGFFPLSKQNGKPNKKLKLQFIVWFKPAECEKSWEKALETNGGYQGLKNAAFPIRSNCSVTLYQDAHHRHTFQPPIDLCGTPRKLWEDVYNAIDGAKHLIYIAGWSFNPNMALVRDSQTDIPHARGVKLGELLKRKAEEGVAVRILLWDDETSLPVIKNKGVMKTHDEDALAYFKHTKVICRLCPRLHDKLPTVFAHHQKTITVDSRVQPSSRNREIMSFLGGLDLCDGRYDTEEHSLFQTLNTESHCFDFYQTSLQGASLHKGGPREPWHDTHACVNGQAAWDILANFEQRWTKQCDPSLLVPVASIQELSQQPNATSTTSERNWNVQVFRSIDHVSASPLPKNLKVERSIHEAYVDAIRRADRFIYIENQYFIGGCHLWEENKHCGCRNLIPVEIALKVASKIRASKIKAKKRFTVYVVIPMWPEGPPESESVQDILHWTRETMKMMYRIIGEAIEESGERGHPRDYLDFFCLANREKVVKGEFVPPYNPHPETHYWNAQKHRRFMVYVHSKLMIVDDTYLLIGSANVNQRSMDGQRDTEIAIGCYQSRTREDGMDNGDIRAFRMSLWYEHTGRADNVYQEPESLECVRTIRSVGEKMWKIYSQEEVQDMGGVHLVTYPVNVTEKGSVEDLCRGDGNFPDTKTPIKGKRSKVLSSIFTT, from the exons ATGGAGGAAAAGAGCAAGTTTCTCCATGGAACACTTGAAGTGACTATCTTTCGAGCTACAACGTACAAGCCATCTGTGCCCTTTAAG TGCATATCTGCCGGAGGCAGATCTGCGTATGTGACCATCAAAGTTGACAACAAAAAGGAGGCGAAAACGACCTACGAAAGGGACAGAGTTTGGAACCAAACCTTTCAGATCCTCTGTGCTCATCCTCCAGATACAACAATCACAATAACCTTGAAAAGAAAGCGCACGGTTTTGGGGAAGATCGACATTCAGGCTGATAAGCTTTTAGGTGAATCAAGTCTGATAAATGGCTTCTTCCCGCTCAGCAAGCAGAATGGAAAGCCAAACAAGAAGCTCAAGTTGCAGTTCATCGTCTGGTTTAAGCCTGCAGAATGTGAGAAAAGTTGGGAGAAAGCATTGGAGACCAATGGTGGATATCAGGGGCTCAAAAATGCTGCATTTCCCATAAGATCAAATTGCAGTGTCACACTGTATCAAGATGCTCACCATCGTCATACGTTTCAACCTCCAATTGATCTTTGTGGAACACCTAGGAAACTGTGGGAGGATGTGTACAATGCCATTGATGGGGCAAAGCATTTGATTTACATTGCTGGATGGTCATTCAATCCTAACATGGCCCTG GTACGCGATTCCCAAACAGATATCCCTCATGCACGAGGAGTGAAACTTGGTGAACTGCTGAAGCGAAAGGCAGAAGAAGGTGTGGCTGTGAGAATCTTGCTGTGGGATGACGAGACATCCTTACCTGTAATCAAGAACAAAGGGGTGATGAAAACTCATGATGAAGATGCATTAGCCTATTTCAAACACACAAAAGTTATATGTCGATTATGCCCCCGGCTACATGACAAGTTACCGACGGTCTTTGCCCATCATCAGAAGACAATAACAGTGGATTCTCGTGTGCAGCCCTCCTCAAGAAATCGTGAAATCATGAGCTTTCTTGGTGGTTTAGACCTCTGTGATGGAAGATATGATACCGAAGAGCATTCCCTCTTTCAAACTCTCAACACAGAATCCCACTGCTTTGACTTTTACCAAACTAGCCTCCAAGGTGCTAGCCTTCATAAAGGTGGGCCGAGGGAACCTTGGCACGACACGCATGCTTGTGTGAATGGCCAAGCTGCTTGGGATATACTTGCAAATTTTGAGCAAAGATGGACTAAACAATGCGATCCCTCCTTACTAGTCCCTGTTGCttcaattcaagaattgtCTCAGCAGCCTAATGCCACAAGCACCACTTCTGAAAGAAATTGGAATGTACAAGTTTTTCGCTCGATTGATCATGTATCTGCTAGCCCTTTACCTAAGAACCTCAAAGTAGAGAGAAGCATCCACGAGGCTTATGTTGATGCAATTAGACGTGCTGATAGGTTTATATACATCGAGAACCAATATTTTATTGGAGGATGCCACCTTTGGGAGGAAAACAAGCATTGTGGTTGCAGGAACTTGATTCCTGTTGAGATTGCATTAAAAGTTGCTAGTAAAATCAGG GCTAGTAAAATCAAGGCAAAGAAGCGGTTCACAGTTTATGTGGTGATACCAATGTGGCCAGAAGGTCCACCTGAGAGTGAATCAGTTCAGGATATACTGCACTGGACTAGGGAAACTATGAAAATGATGTACAGAATTATAGGAGAAGCAATAGAAGAGAGTGGTGAGAGAGGACATCCAAGGGACTACTTGGATTTCTTTTGCCTTGCTAACAGGGAAAAAGTGGTCAAAGGAGAGTTTGTTCCTCCATACAATCCTCATCCTGAAACACACTATTGGAATGCTCAGAAACACAGGAGATTTATGGTTTATGTGCACTCCAAGCTCATGATAG TGGATGATACTTATCTGCTTATAGGCTCAGCTAATGTAAACCAAAGATCGATGGATGGACAACGGGACACTGAAATAGCTATAGGTTGCTACCAGTCAAGAACTAGAGAAGATGGCATGGACAATGGAGACATTCGTGCTTTTCGTATGTCGCTATGGTATGAGCATACTGGACGAGCTGATAATGTTTATCAAGAGCCTGAAAGTTTAGAGTGTGTGCGAACTATTCGATCAGTAGGGGAGAAAATGTGGAAAATTTACAGTCAAGAAGAAGTACAAGATATGGGAGGGGTCCATTTAGTTACTTATCCAGTCAATGTGACAGAGAAGGGTTCTGTTGAGGATCTATGCAGGGGTGATGGCAATTTTCCAGACACAAAAACAccaataaaagggaaacgatcAAAAGTTTTATCATCCATATTCACCACGTAG